From Pan paniscus chromosome 9, NHGRI_mPanPan1-v2.0_pri, whole genome shotgun sequence, the proteins below share one genomic window:
- the LOC100977810 gene encoding olfactory receptor 51I2, giving the protein MGLFNVTHPAFFLLTGIPGLESSHSWLSGPLCVMYAVALGGNTVILQAVRVEPSLHEPMYYFLSMLSFSDVAISMATLPTVLRTFCLNARNITFDACLIQMFLIHFFSMMESGILLAMSFDRYVAICDPLHYATVLTTEVIAAMGLGAAARSFITLFPLPFLIKRLPICRSNVLSHSYCLHPDMMRLACADISINSIYGLFVLVSTFGMDLFFIFLSYVLILRSVMATASREERLKALNTCVSHILAVLAFYVPMIGVSTVHRFGKHVPCYIHVLMSNVYLFVPPVLNPLIYSAKTKEIRRAIFRVFHHIKI; this is encoded by the coding sequence ATGGGGTTGTTCAATGTCACTCACCCTGCATTCTTCCTCCTGACTGGTATCCCTGGTCTGGAGAGCTCTCACTCCTGGCTGTCAGGGCCCCTCTGCGTGATGTATGCTGTGGCCCTTGGGGGAAATACAGTGATCCTGCAGGCTGTGCGAGTGGAGCCCAGCCTCCATGAGCCCATGTACTACTTCCTGTCCATGTTGTCCTTCAGTGATGTGGCCATATCCATGGCCACACTGCCCACTGTACTCCGAACCTTCTGCCTCAATGCCCGCAACATCACTTTTGATGCCTGTCTAATTCAGATGTTTCTTATTCACTTCTTCTCCATGATGGAATCAGGTATTCTGCTGGCCATGAGTTTTGACCGTTATGTGGCCATTTGTGACCCCTTGCACTATGCAACTGTGCTCACCACTGAAGTCATTGCTGCAATGGGTTTAGGTGCAGCTGCTCGAAGCTTCATCACccttttccctcttccctttcttATTAAGAGGCTGCCTATCTGCAGATCCAATGTTCTTTCTCACTCCTACTGCCTGCACCCAGACATGATGAGGCTTGCCTGTGCTGATATCAGTATCAACAGCATCTATGGACTCTTTGTTCTTGTATCCACCTTTGGCATGGACCTGTTTTTTATCTTCCTCTCCTATGTGCTCATTCTGCGTTCTGTCATGGCCACTGCTTCCCGTGAGGAACGCCTCAAAGCTCTCAACACATGTGTGTCACATATCCTGGCTGTACTTGCATTTTATGTGCCAATGATTGGGGTCTCCACAGTGCACCGCTTTGGGAAGCATGTCCCATGCTACATACATGTCCTCATGTCAAATGTGTACCTATTTGTGCCTCCTGTGCTCAACCCTCTCATTTATAGCGCCAAGACAAAGGAAATCCGCCGAGCCATTTTCCGCGTGTTTCACCACATCAAAATATGA